ACAGGGTTTCCATTCAATCCTTATGATGAGGCCACGAGCCAGCATTGGAAGTTTTTCCTTTTAGAGATGAAAAGCTAAGGTGTGGGAAGGTTATCCAGATGgtaaatttgaacccaggctgtctggatcccaaatctgtgctcttaaccactgcattacACTACCACACACCCTCTGGGGCAGCCCAAGGTGGAGGTTTGGAGCCTGAGTGGGGTAGGGGAGACTTGGCGGGGCTCCAATGGGTGTCCTGGCTCTGAAGCGCCCAGCCCCTGGCCTGCAGGTTCTGTGCAAGGTCTCCGTGGCCACCTCTCATTTCGCCACCATGACCAACTTCAGCTGGCTGCTGGCAGAAGCTGTCTACCTGACCTGCCTCTTGGCCTCCACGTCACCCAGCACAAGGAGAACCTTCTGGTGGCTGGTTCTCGCTGGCTGGGGTGAGCACCGAGGGCTGGTTTGGGCACTGTGCGGGTGTTGGGGGGTCGGGGATGCCCAGGGAGCTCACACCAAGGTCCCTTCATCCACTCACGATGACCCCAAGGcccagggagggaagggcagCCTACAGTCCTACAGCAAGTGCGGGAGATCAGGGCCAGATCCCTGGTCTCCGGGCTTTCTCCTGGTCCCGCCTTCACAGTGCCCTGTGTGACTGGCTATAGCGGTGGGAGGTGGGCGCAGGATGAAGACCCCTTACTCGTGTCTTTTCTGTACCCCCTCAGGGCTTCCCCTGCTCTTCACCGGCATGTGGGTGGGTTGCAAGTTGGCCTTTGAGGATGTTGCGTGAGTCTGGGCTATCCCTTCATCACACCCGTGCTGGGTCCCCATGGGGCATGGACTGGACTCTCGGGCAGTGAGGCTGTCCTCAagctgggaagaggaggagagctaCCAGCttgggagaggggtgggagatGCAGTCGTGGGTAGCACAAAAGGGGCTTGAGCCTGGGCAAGAAGGGGGCGCAGAATCTCAGGGTTCGGGGCTCAGGGGGTAGGGGGCTGTAAGTGGGGGCCTTCTGGAACAGGGGGAGTGTTGGAGCCACAAGAAGGCAGCAAACAGACTGAGTTTTGAGAAACTCATCCACCTAGGTGGAGAGAAAGAGTGAACCCAGCTTGGATCAGGGCACGCCTTTCGAAAGTGCCTAAATGTCTGAGAGGACGTAGATAAGGCTGGTTGGGAGTAGGGTGAGGCGAGAAGGCTCAAATTCCAAAGTGAGGAGCCTAGAGGCTGGTAggtagagaggagggaggagcatGGGTGCCGCAGAAAAGGGCTTTCCAGCAACTGcactcttcccaccccaccccacccccgcccccccatcaGTCCCGGCCTGTCCTCTCCCCAGGTGCTGGGACCTGGACGACAGCTCCCCCTACTGGTGGATCATCAAGGGACCCATCGTCCTTTCCGTTGGGGTCAGTGCCTGGGGCCAGTGTCCTCTGCTTTATTCAGCCAACCTCCCTGGGTCCACCGAGCAGCCATACACAGCAGGAAACACGACTCCAGGTTGGGAGTCAGGACACCTGGGGTTCCAGCCTGGCTCTGCGGCAGATTCTCTGTGAggccctctctggacctcaacAGCCCATTGGTAAAACCAGCGCTCAGGCCTCTTCTAGCTCAGAGTTTTGATGAGTCTGGTGTCCTGGTTGCAGATCACCTACCACTACAGTGAGGCTGGGCTGGGAGAGTAGAAGACGCAGCAGCTGAAACTCCTACTTGCTCCCACGTGGAAGACAGGGCAGCTAGGACTGGTTTTGTGGCCTGGGTGAATGTATGCATTTTTGTTAGTTTTGCAGTTGTGCAAAGAGAAGGCCACATGCTTTGTGCCAGAGAAGAGGCTGAGAGGTGCTGGAGGCAGGATGGCAAGGCCTGACCTCCCACCCTTGGTCCTGGGACTGGAAAgggagggggaccctgagcccCCTATGGGACCGTCCAGTCTCAGGCGATAAGGTCTAGAGCAATGACCTGCACATCCATCTACCTGCACATCCCTGCCTCTCCAGGATTTGAGGTTTCTAGTCCCCAAAGATGTCCCACCCCAGGCCATTTGGGTCACCCCTGACCCTTGCCTTCCACCTTCCTACACCTCTATTTCCAGGTGAACTTTGGGCTTTTTCTCAATATTATCCGTATCTTGCTGAGGAAACTGGAGCCAGCTCAGGGCAGCCTCCACACCCAGCGTCAGTACTggtaacgtgtgtgtgtgtgtgtgggtgtgcgtgtgtgtgtgtgtttccggGGGTTCTGGGGACATAACTGGAGTGGGAGTCAGCATGGTTCTCTTTTATGCACGATCAGGCATCCATGATCTTGGTCCAGTTCTTGTCCCTGTGtccccagaaagaaaagatctggtccctgccctccagTAGGTCACAATATAGGAAGGATGGGGCCTCCAAACAGCCAGTTGCCAGGCCAAATAGGCTGATGAGTGTTGGGATCAATTTCTATGGGAGCCTGCGGAAGGAGATCCTTTCTAAACAGATGGTGGGGTTGGAGTACAGTccgggaagacttcctggaagaggtgtcTTTGATCTAGACTTTGAAAGATGCATAGACTTGACTAGAATAAATTGAGACAAGAGAAtatggcagagggaacagcagaatCCAGGGGCCCAAAGTAAGGAAGCCCAGGGTGCATGTGGGGAGTTCTCCAGGGTGGCTGGTGTGTAGAATTGATATGGGAAGCTGGTGGGAAGTGAAAGTAGGCAGGGGGCCCATGGGACTTTCTAATTCCAGCCTTGGGGTTGTCTTTTTCTGCAGGCGTCTCTCCAAGTCAACCCTTCTCCTCATCCCGCTGTTTGGAATTCACTACGTCATCTTCAACTTCCTGCCTGACAGTGCTGGCCTGGGCATTCGCCTCCCCCTGGAGCTGGGACTGGGTTCCTTCCAGGTGAGGACCCCCACAGCACTCACTCCTTCCCTCTGAGTCCTTGGGCAGGAGGAAGGTGCTGCCGCCCACAGGCTTGGTTGATTTCATGGTAGGCTGAGGGCGACTAGGCTCATTATTCTTCCTTCCAGCCACTCACCCATCTATTCAAGTATCCATCTGTCTGTTtttctcccatccatccatctctctaTTCATTCAACTACTCATGCACCTATCTAcatatccatccatctacccatccattcatccatccatccatccatccatccatccatccatccatccatccatccaatctattcaacatttactgagcacctattatgtgccaggctctgtgcttaaTACTAGGGGATGCAGAAATAAAGAGAATCAGAGAAACAGGCCAACGGGGCCAACAGTACAGCCTTGGCAGACTTGCTATGACAATTACATGTGACaatatgcctggcacatggtaagtgatGAATACGTCTAATTTCCCTTTTCCCAAAGACCTGGTCCAAGTCACAGCCTGGCGGAGAGTAGGGGAAAAATGTAGTAGGAAGACTGCAGACACCTTGAGGCCAGGCCAAGGTGATGGGGTCCTTTCTCTTTGGCCCCGCAGGGCTTCATTGTTGCCATCCTGTACTGCTTCCTCAACCAAGAGGTATGTGACTCAGGCTATCCTTATTTGTTAAGCCTTCCCTCCCACCAGTCCTAAGGCTGCCTCTCTCCTGCCCAGCCCCTGTAAATCCCCAATCAGGCCAAACACTGAGTCCTGCAATCCTTTGTGGATATCTGTCCTGAGTTTCTGGATCAAGCTTAACCTGAATACTTCCTGTAAACATCTTTTATCCATCCCTCCTCTGGGCTGGGCCAAGTTTACTGTCCATTCAGCAGGAGGTGGAAAGGCCTTTCAGGGATCAGAAGAGGGATCCAGGGGTGGGTTAAAAGGATCCTTTAATTCTGTGTTTCTAAAACTGAACGAGAGAGAGTGGGGGAAGGAATAAGTCGGCTCCTGGAGAGACAGGGAGAAGACACAGAGGAACCAAGAAAATCAGAGGTAGACATACAAAGTCTAGGAAAATAAATTCAAGTGCAGAGACAGGGAGGATGATGGAGAGCAAAGCCAGGGACTCTGAGAGAGAGCACCCGGAGGAGAGGCGCACAAAAAGAACAGACCAAACAGAGATGGACAAACACATGAATAGACAGAGTAGATGGTACCGGTGCACATGTAGAACGATGGAGAGATGGTAAAGAGGAATGAATTATAACATCCCACCCAGAAGACACTTTGCATTTTTCCTTTAGGACAGACTTGCTTTATGGGGAGGGATGGGAGAATTTAACTCAGTGCCCCAGACAACCAGGTCCTGTCACTGTGTGCACAGGCAGAGTCACGGGGTCCCTCTGGTGGCCAAGGATTTGCTGTGGGCTCTGTGTTCTGCCGGAGACGTGGATGTACGTACCTGTACCCCAGCTGTGGAGCATTGCACCCCCCTATTCTGCCACCACTGTCTCTTATTGGCTCCCTCCCCTCTGCCATTCTTTACTCCCACCCTAGCCTTTCTGAGTCTTCTGCAGCCTTATCTGGCGTCTGGATGCAGACACAGGACTGCAGTATCTGATTGTAGTGGCTCATGGGCCCTGGGGTTGCTGAGAGGGGCGAGGAACAGCCCTGGACGAGGTGGGTGGGATCTGGAAAAGGGGATTCCACAGAGAGTTGTGAAGGGATCTGTCCCAGGAAGCGGTTTGGGGACCAGATAGTTAAATGCCTCTGGAGACAGGGAGCTTACTACCTATCAATGACACTTTCTATCATCAGGAAGCTCACCTTTATGTTGAATGGAAAACTGTCTCCTTTTTGTCTTTGTCACAGCCTAAATTCAGCTCTGTCAGAAATGTCACAGGCTCTCAGCCCCCTTTACCCCAGCAGCCCCTTGGAGATATGAAGATACAGAcactccccgccccgccccacatCTCCCAAGTGGCTTTTCTTTCAGTTACTCTCAATCCCCTCAATTGCACCTCCTCAGACAGAGTTTGGAGGCCTCTTTTCCTTCAGGTCATGTCCCCTGGACAGGTTCCCAGTGGCCACAGTTCAGCTCAGTgggcaggggcaggaatgagCCCCAGAGCAGGGGATCGTCCAAGCTTTTGGGGAAGACAGAGTCATTTTTTGGCCAGAAACTCAAGAAAGCACCCATAAATGTCTTTAACTGGGCCCAGACAAAGGCAGTGCTAAAAGAGAAAGGAGCCACAGGGAATGGTCAGAAATACAGGAAGGAGGTAGTATCCTCTAGAGGTAGTACTTAGCAGTGGCTGTGGCCAACCATAGCTTCTCCTGCTCCAGGAACCCCTGTCTCTGTTTCTCCTGCATGGTCTCCCCCTGCACCCTCAGCCCCACTGGGGTTGAGTAAAGAAGTGGCAATGGGACCTTCCTAACATCCTCCCTCTTGTCCTTGCTTGGAGGTGAGGACTGAGATCTCACGGAGATGGCGTGGCCATGATCCTGAACTTCTGCCAGCCTGGAGGACTCACGCCAAGTGGACGATGCCTTCCCGCTCAAGGGCGAAGGTGCTGACATCTGTGTGCTAGGCTGGCCACATCACGTGACTGGAATCCACACCTGAACTTGGGCAGCTACACGGACCCACCACCCTTCAGAGGAGTGGGAGCAGCGCCCCCTGGGAACCCTCAGTTGATGCCTCCACCCAAGCTGCTGCCCAGCCCTTCTTCCCTGTCCTGCCCTTGACTCTTTTCGCCCGGGTCTCTGTGTGTCCACCTCTGACTTCCTTGGTTCCTGTCTGTTCTTCTCATGTTCCTCTTCCTGGAGTCTGGGCCATAGCCCAACGCCAGAGGAGCCAATAAACTTGTAAATGAATAGATACACGTTTGAATGAAACCATGCGCCTCTGCAGGGGAGGGATCTGTAGGCTTTATTTGAACCCCTGGTGCAAACATGCATTTATCGCGTCTCAGTTCATGTCACATCCCCATCACTTGTCTATGCAAGGATCCTcttgtttaattcatttaaaaaatgtattctctttTGTCTCTACCTGCACTCCCAttcccctcctcccacaggcaAACATTCCAATGTGTTAAATGTGAATTCTTGTGTTTCTGTGTTCTTGCAAAATGTGTAGTGTTGTGTGTGTCTGTacttttaatttacataaatgcTGTCGGTTATATGCTTCATCCTGCTTCTGATGTTTTCCTCTCAGCACGGTACTTTTAAGAGATCCACCCTTGTTGCCATGTGCTCATCTGGTTGCTTGTTTTGACTGCCGTATGGTGCCACATGGTGTCACCGCCCACGTGTGACCATCCTGTCTCCCCCTGCCTCTAGGTGAATGTTCGCGTGCTTGTACCCTCATGCCCCCATGCCAGCAAGCCTTTCTCCGGGACACATACCACAGAGTGGAAGTGCCAGTTCAGCGGTTGTGCCTTTTCTTAACGTGACGGAGTGGTGCCAGATTGCACCCAGAGCTCCGGCGAGATCTCCACTCCCACCAGCAGCTCTGCCAACTCTAGGCATTACCCAGTCTTTGGGTAAAGGGATTAtggctgatttttattttcttttaaaatccctTCTAtttctcccaaaggccctacaaGGAGTATGAACTGCTTTTATGATCTGAGACTAAAGGAAGAAATGCATGGTAGGGTTTTTAGTCTGTGGCCACACTTTTGACATTTGTCTGACCAGGAAAGTGCTGGGCAGCTGGGCATTATGGCCAACAATGTGCCCTTGGGTTTCATATGGCTGCATCTCCTTTCACTGGAACCCCTGCGACTGTAAGGGCAAGAGTGGCCATCAGAAGAGAAGACAATGGCAGGGAAGGCTGAGGTAgtgaaggaaggcttcctggaggccgGGGAATGGAGCTGAGTTTTGCAGGACAGATCTGCTGTGAGTGGTTCAAAAATGGGAGAGATTTCGTTTTAATAGTCAGAGTGGTCTCctgaagttttttttgttttcctaaacCCTGGAGAGGGGCTGTgcccttctatttatttatttatttttatttaaaaattttatttattttattttttgctgtgttgggtctttgttgctgcatgtgcgcttttctctggttgtggcaagtgggggctactcttcgttgcggtgcgcaggcttctcattgtggtggcttcccttgttgcagagcacggggtctaggtgcgcgggcttcagtagttgtggcaggcaggctcagtagttgtggcgcacgggcttagttgctctgtggcatgtgggatcttcccagaccagggctcgaacctgtgtcccctgcattggcaggtggattctttttttttttttttttaaatttgttttatttatttatttttggctgcgttgggtcctcgttgctgcacgcgggcttttctctagttgcggcaagcgggggccactcctcgtt
This genomic window from Eubalaena glacialis isolate mEubGla1 chromosome 8, mEubGla1.1.hap2.+ XY, whole genome shotgun sequence contains:
- the GHRHR gene encoding growth hormone-releasing hormone receptor, whose amino-acid sequence is MDSKVWGACILCLLRPLPIVLGHVHPECDFITQLREDERACLQAAEGMSNSTLGCPRTWDGLLCWPMAGSGEWVSLPCPAFFSHFSSEPGAVKRDCTITGWSEPFPPYPEACPVPLELLTEEKSYFSTVRIIYTMGHSVSAVALFMAITILVALRRLHCPRNYIHTQLFITFILKAGAVFLKDATLFHGENTDHCSFSTVLCKVSVATSHFATMTNFSWLLAEAVYLTCLLASTSPSTRRTFWWLVLAGWGLPLLFTGMWVGCKLAFEDVACWDLDDSSPYWWIIKGPIVLSVGVNFGLFLNIIRILLRKLEPAQGSLHTQRQYWRLSKSTLLLIPLFGIHYVIFNFLPDSAGLGIRLPLELGLGSFQGFIVAILYCFLNQEVRTEISRRWRGHDPELLPAWRTHAKWTMPSRSRAKVLTSVC